The nucleotide sequence CGGGCGTTGTGGGGCAACGACGGCCTGTGCCACCAATGTCCGACCGTCAAAAGTTTTCAGGACGGCACCGTGGCCCAGGCCGAGCTGGAACGCACCACTTCTTCAGGGCAGCGAAAATTTTACCGTCTGACCTCGGCGCCGATTCGCAATGAGCAGGGGGAAGTGGTCAACGTGCTGGAACTGATTCAGGACATCACCGAGGAAAAAGCGCTGCAGGCGCAACTGGCGCAATCCGCCAAACTGGCGGCCATCGGTGAGCTCGCCAGTGGCATCGCCCACGAGATCAACAATCCGCTCAGTTCGATCGCCGTTTGTGTTGAAGATCTCTCCGAAATGCTGTGCAACGGCGGGCTGGACGCCGCGCCCGGCGCGCGGGAAATGCAGGAGTGCATTCAAAGCATCAAGAACGACATCAACCGCTGCAAACGCATCACCACCGGCTTGTTGAATTTCTCCCGCCACAAGGCACCGCAGTTCGAACCGGTGGATGTCAATCAAGTGGTGCGCAACGCGGCACTGTTTATCCGGCACCGCGCCGAGCAATTGCATTTGCAAATCAAATCCGAGCTGAGTCCGGATCTGCCCCTGGTGCGGGCGGAAGCCGATGAACTGGCGCAGGTGTTCCTGAACATTCTCATCAATGCCATGGATTTTTCCCCGGCGGGAAAGGCGATTGAAGTGTTCACCGAAAGGCATGGGCCGGGCGAGATCGCCATTCGCATCGTCGATTACGGCGCCGGCATCCCGTGGGTCAATTTGCCGAAAATTTTCAGTCCCTTTTTCACGACCAAACCTCCCGGTCAGGGCACCGGTTTGGGGCTGGCGATCAGCCAGCGTATCATCAAGCGGCATGGCGGCCGGATCGAAGTGCATAGCATCGTCGGCAAAGGCACCACAGTGACGGTCATTTTGCCGGTCGCCGAGGAATGGCGTCTGCCGGCGGCGCAAAAAGTGTGAAGCAGCATTTCCTTCCATGCGGGCAGCCGACCGCGACGCAGGAGAGACAGTGCCATTAGCAGCGTCACGAAAATGCCGTGGTGCAGGTTTCTGTTTGCAGTGGTTGGCCGACAAGACGTCTGCGTCGCCTGATCGTGGTTGAATGCCGAGGGCGGCTGATGTGATGAACCATGAAGACCGGGAAAAACATACTCATCGTGGATGACGAAGAATCGTTTCGCGCCCACTTGATGAAGCTGTTCGTCCGCCGCGGATTCGCCGTTTCGGACGCGGCAACCGGCGCCGCGGCGCTGGCCCTGGCCGAACGGCGGCAGTTTGACGTGGTGCTGCTCGACATCGTTTTGCCCGGCCTGGATGGCGTCGAAGTTCTGCGCATTTTCCGGGAACGCGCGCCGGAAACGCAGGTGATCATGATCACGGGCAATGCCACGGTGAGCAACGCCATTGCCTCGATGAAACTCGGTGCCTATGACTATCTCACCAAGCCGTTTGATCCCGAGGAATTGTTCATTCTGGTCGAGCGTGCCTGCGAGCTTTCCGCGCTGCGACGCGACCACCAGTTTTTGCAGCGCGAACTGGAGCGGCAGCGCAAGTTCGACGATTTTATCGGCGGCAACGACAAAACTCTGGCGGCCCTCGCGCTGGTTGCAAAAGTGGCGCCGACGGATTCCACCGTGTTGATCACCGGCGAGACCGGCACCGGCAAGGAGCTGATCGCCAAAGCCATCCATCGCCAGAGCCTGCGCCACACCAAGCCGTTTGTCGTGGTCAACTGCAGCGCCATCCAGGAGACCCTGCTGGAAAGCGAGCTGTTCGGCTACGAAAAAGGCGCCTTTACCGGCGCGGTGAAAAACAAATCCGGTCTGATCGAAGTGGCCAACACCGGAACCATTTTTCTCGATGAGGTCGGCGACCTGCAGCCGAACCTGCAAATCAAGCTGCTGCGCTTTCTGGAAAACGGCGAGTTTCGCCCGGTGGGCAGCACGCATTCCCGCCGCGCAGACGTGCGCGTGATCGCCGCCACCAATCGCGACCTCAAAAAAATGATGCAGGAAGGCAAATTCCGCGAGGATTTGTTCTATCGGCTGAACGTGATCAACATCCAGCTCCCGCCGCTGCGCGAGCGGCGCGAAGACATCGCCGCGCTGGTCGAGTACTTTTTGAAAAAGTATTGCGCCACCATGCGCAAGTGTGTCGCCGGCGTGGAGCCGGAGGCGCTGGCGGCGCTGCAACAATATCACTGGCCCGGCAATGTCCGCGAACTGGAAAACGTCATCGAGCGCGCGGTCATTCTGGCGGCGGGCAATACCATC is from candidate division KSB1 bacterium and encodes:
- a CDS encoding ATP-binding protein, whose protein sequence is MRQSLFHVGSFARLYHEPFSSVDRWFALLRILVIAGGFAWLEMATIARPQRDYLLWNFVFFLLYSAALYVFILHFPRHLRTLYLVALLLDLIFLYWLVRYSGGLQSDFMLAFSLLIALHSFYFGLPLGLAVVLASSCVYLLAGKFDFAALPASQLGLRLAFFLLIAVSMAMLSRKEQSDRVRIEKLNTELERRRFELQTEKEKLTKIIGGIDAGLCLVDRGTHLVWVNNVVESWFGAFEQLRGRICARALWGNDGLCHQCPTVKSFQDGTVAQAELERTTSSGQRKFYRLTSAPIRNEQGEVVNVLELIQDITEEKALQAQLAQSAKLAAIGELASGIAHEINNPLSSIAVCVEDLSEMLCNGGLDAAPGAREMQECIQSIKNDINRCKRITTGLLNFSRHKAPQFEPVDVNQVVRNAALFIRHRAEQLHLQIKSELSPDLPLVRAEADELAQVFLNILINAMDFSPAGKAIEVFTERHGPGEIAIRIVDYGAGIPWVNLPKIFSPFFTTKPPGQGTGLGLAISQRIIKRHGGRIEVHSIVGKGTTVTVILPVAEEWRLPAAQKV
- a CDS encoding sigma-54 dependent transcriptional regulator; translated protein: MKTGKNILIVDDEESFRAHLMKLFVRRGFAVSDAATGAAALALAERRQFDVVLLDIVLPGLDGVEVLRIFRERAPETQVIMITGNATVSNAIASMKLGAYDYLTKPFDPEELFILVERACELSALRRDHQFLQRELERQRKFDDFIGGNDKTLAALALVAKVAPTDSTVLITGETGTGKELIAKAIHRQSLRHTKPFVVVNCSAIQETLLESELFGYEKGAFTGAVKNKSGLIEVANTGTIFLDEVGDLQPNLQIKLLRFLENGEFRPVGSTHSRRADVRVIAATNRDLKKMMQEGKFREDLFYRLNVINIQLPPLRERREDIAALVEYFLKKYCATMRKCVAGVEPEALAALQQYHWPGNVRELENVIERAVILAAGNTITLDDLPVDLIQPSAFSLPPANDKSLAAIEREHILKILAETAGNKTQAARILGITKKTLYAKLQQYALLQKG